The proteins below are encoded in one region of Polycladomyces subterraneus:
- a CDS encoding M23 family metallopeptidase, translating to MREWAQGIRKRRERQVRAIQQGQPPLPFRSSRPRADRLDRRREESAPWNRPGWWTEEPKKNNTGRLLYQTFAAFLLLSFTYLVFQSDSTMSRRTQEWISEALHRDFNFAGVAEWYRTYAGGAEDFLPAFSGVTDNQRIKPTPSWYTPVKGRVAQPFAKDGRGVVIQAANTAPVVAASDGWVVFAGSKPGLGKTVVIRHADGRETWYGWLETVRVRTKDWVTGKQLLGEIGGSGGRPLLYFALRRNGTFVNPAEVIPFE from the coding sequence ATGCGGGAGTGGGCCCAGGGAATCCGTAAGCGACGGGAACGGCAAGTGCGGGCGATTCAACAGGGTCAGCCTCCATTGCCGTTTCGCTCTTCCCGACCGCGGGCGGATCGGCTCGACCGGCGGCGCGAAGAGAGTGCGCCGTGGAACCGACCGGGATGGTGGACGGAGGAGCCAAAGAAAAACAATACCGGTCGGTTACTCTATCAAACGTTTGCAGCTTTTTTGCTCCTTTCTTTTACCTATTTGGTGTTCCAATCCGATTCAACCATGAGCAGACGCACCCAAGAGTGGATCAGTGAAGCACTCCATCGGGACTTCAATTTTGCGGGTGTGGCTGAGTGGTATCGCACGTATGCGGGGGGCGCGGAGGACTTCCTTCCGGCGTTTTCCGGGGTGACGGACAATCAGCGCATCAAACCGACACCATCTTGGTACACACCGGTCAAAGGGAGAGTGGCGCAACCTTTTGCCAAGGATGGACGTGGCGTGGTGATTCAAGCTGCAAATACCGCGCCGGTCGTGGCGGCATCGGACGGCTGGGTCGTGTTTGCCGGGTCGAAACCGGGATTGGGAAAAACCGTGGTGATCCGTCATGCCGACGGCAGGGAAACATGGTATGGCTGGTTGGAAACGGTCCGGGTTCGGACCAAGGATTGGGTGACCGGGAAACAATTGTTGGGAGAGATCGGTGGATCGGGCGGACGACCCCTGCTGTACTTTGCTTTGCGCAGAAACGGAACATTTGTCAATCCCGCGGAAGTGATACCGTTTGAATAA